The Streptomyces bacillaris sequence GGTGGCGCGGTCGCCATGCGCTCCTCCCTGGACCCCGACACCGTCCTGCGGTACACGGAGGCGGAGTGGCGGGCGTTCGTCCTGGGTGCGCGCGACGGTGAGTTCGACCTCAAGTAGGCGCCGTCGGCGGTACGCGGGGTGGCGGCCGGGCCCGGCCGCCACCCTTCGCCGTTCTCTGCCGCTCTTGCCGTTCTTCGCCGTTCTTTGCCGGGCGGTACGGCCTGC is a genomic window containing:
- a CDS encoding DUF397 domain-containing protein, with translation MGTQQEKDELYALDISGVEWLCAPGTEQEEERVEIAHLPGGAVAMRSSLDPDTVLRYTEAEWRAFVLGARDGEFDLK